The following DNA comes from Trichocoleus sp. FACHB-46.
TTTGTCACACATCAAGTGTATCAATCCAAGTTGACAGCGTTGAACTTTGAGTTCCACCCATGCGCCCCGATTTCACGGCCATGAATGATTCGCAGGAAATGGCACGGATAATGGATCTTAAAACAGGGCAGGAATACATGGTGCGCCAGTGGGTAACTCCCAGTTTGCGGGAGATGTATACCGACTTGCTTAACGTTGCTGAAGTTATTGAAGATTAACCGATTTGCGATTCATGTTCATTAAACAGGGCGTTCCCAGGGTTCGCCATACTGGCGATAACCCACTTGCTTAAAGGCAGAAATCATTCGTACATTCGTGACAGCCGTATCGCAGAATATTTGCCAGACTCCGATCTCCTGCAATATCCGTGTTCCTTGAGACAGAAGATCGTTGGCAAAGCCAAACCCTCGATACTCTGGCAAAACTCCCATGTAGTAGATAGTTCCTTC
Coding sequences within:
- a CDS encoding N-acetyltransferase encodes the protein MFLNLARDDFSYQDDWWQFGINKRGDIVGVVLPVTFNGCAKADLEEGTIYYMGVLPEYRGFGFANDLLSQGTRILQEIGVWQIFCDTAVTNVRMISAFKQVGYRQYGEPWERPV